TGTCACTTGTAGCTAGCTAACTCACAtacccccaccataagattcttacGTAAGCTACAGCGCATACTTGCATTTGGTTTCATGacataacgaatgacctataatagatgtacatatcagccataacctcaGAGGAAAGTTTTAGTTTATTGCTAGCTAATTCTTCCATAACTAAGTTTGATCTGTAATGAAGTTGTATCATGAGTTTAGAATagtagtattttaattattattctaaaGTTATAGCACAGATCTCAAACCAACTGTTACACAAAATACATACTATGTTAACAAATTCCTTCCTTCGTATTTCTTGTTGTAATCTTATAAACGTTGCTGTATAGCCTAATCTCGAGGGTGTTTCAACGTCTCTGTTGTatgtatattgattttatttttagatGCAGACAGTTAgcaaaatttcagatttttttttctttttcccagTCAGCATGGATGAACTGGAGATGGACCCCTTGATTCCAAAGATTGAAGACgtaaatgaaaaagaagagaaaccACTCTCAACGGTAAATGATAACGTGATTTTATTTCACATGGAACATTAAAGTGGGCACCTATTCAGGGAAAAATGTCcattaccatttctgtaatacttTGTGCACATCTCACTTCTTAGCAACCCATAGCATATCATTATTGCACATATAAGTGATGTTTGAATATCGTCGTATATGTATTACTTTCAAGATATTACTTGTTGCTCAAGCAGCGAATGCTGAATTTATATTCTTGCACTGGTTTCGATATTTATTAAAAGCTCAATTTCTTTGCTTATGATTATGCTATTTAAAATTACACAACCATTAACTACTTAAACGTTCCActtccacacacatacacatttaCAGGGATTCTGGAAGTCCTCTgccatttttttgttatattttcatgatttctTTTTGACATAGAGCTACATATTTGTATTCAGAATGGTAGTTCATCAACCACTTGGCAACTTGTCTAAATAAAAGTGTTGCATTAGAATTCGTTATAACTTTTAAAGAAATGAACATAGTAaaatggtcccgcgccgtggcgtcgtggtctaaggtgtcctgcctaggactcgcgttacggaatgcgcgctggttcgattcctcatgggggaagaaattttctcatgaaaatttggccagtgtatgggaccggtgcccacccagtatcgtgatgcacttggggagctacgataggtagcgaaatccggttgtgaatgccAGCCATAAGCCTGGGGGGatgatcgtgctaaccacacgatacctccattctggttggatgatcgtccacctctgcttcggcatgtgggcgtgaggccagcagccggctaggtcggtctaggccctccacgggctgtagcaccacggattattattattattattattattattattattattattattattacatagtaAAACGAAAAGTATACCACCGTGTAGACAAAGGTGTCCTGTAACCGCAAGTTCTGCAAGAAATCAGTCAGACCCTCAAGATGGGAAGGTGGGTGGAGCAAAACATGCTTTCAAAACTACGTTCTGAGGCTATTGTATATAACCCCGCGAAATCTGGACTGCTGTGGTTGTGTGAGGTATCGATCGATCGACTGCAACGAGAtctactaaataaatttaaaaaaaaaaagtgatgcgGGGTAAATCCTCAACTTTCAAAATGTAGTCGTGAGAATTTGTGAAGTTTCAAAATGCCAAAAAATTAAACAGTTGAGAATATGCAAAAGTGGAGACAAGTACAGCAGTAGAAAAAGGGCATCCCAAGATGAATCAAACAAGCCCAAGACTACTGCTGTGGAGTACAAGAAATGGCAGAGAGCAGTGGTGCAAATGAGCTCTGTGCACTCAATGACTGTAGAacggtaagatgtgtcactgcaCCCATCTACATCGGCTCAAACAGTGAATTCCAGTATTGTTAGTCTGTAGTTTTAGCATATTCTGTGGTTTGtaaactcattcatttattcattcaagaaAGGAAACAAATTCAAAACAGTTCTTTCGCAAATTTCGCCAGAACCTCCCTTCCTGACTAACGTAGTTCTAAGTCCATAAATACTCTCTGACTTCACTAGTTACCCAgtgctgtcttttttttttttaagagagattaatttcttactaattttttctttcttatatttcaTACACAGGCAGGGAATTTCTTGGAAGTTAATGTGAATGAGATCAAGATAGAACCTCCAGAACCGAACACTGATGCCGaatcaaatataaaatgtgaaaaaaatgaaGATTGCAGTTCATTTCCTGTCGTTAAGTATGAAGATGAGGTGAGTTATCTTGCTCTTATCAGTTTCATAGATTTCAATGTTCCTcgaatattttacttacttaccacttttaaggaacctgcaggttcattgccgccctcacataagcctatcattggtccctatcctgagcaaggttaatccattctctatcatcatatcccacctccctcaaatccattttaatattttcttcttatctatgtctcggcctccctaaaggtctcatTCCCTtaggccacccaactaacactccatatgcatttctggattcgcccatacatgctacatgccctgcccatctcgaacgtctggatttaatgttcctaattacgtcaggtgaagaatgcagtgcgtgcagttctgcattgtgtaactttctccattctcttgtaactttatccctcttagccccaaatattttcctaagcaccttattctcaaacaccattaacctctgttcctctctcaaaatgagagttcaagtttcacaaccatacagaacaaccgtccTCTAATATTAGGCATATATGAAAGCATATTTGGTTACCTTCATGATTGGATGATATAAGACTCTTAATACACAGAACAATAAGGGCAATTTGTTGTACatttatttcatacaatttttaGTGCTCTCGTTGCTGCTTTTGAcgtaattttttgttaatttttcaatgtcATCTTCCTTGTTCAGGAAGAGTCATGGAATACGGATGCTGTCAAGGAGGAGCCAGTGTCAGATGAGACCGAGGATGACGACGATTTGATTGAAACGTGAGTAGTGTGTGTTGTGAGCTTGCACTAATTCACCTTACTTAATGGTAAACATGCACTATATAATGGTTAATagacgagaaaaattcgctctagcaccggggatcgaacccgggttcttgttCTATGTACCAACCACTCTAactactgagctacaccgaagttcaatccacagcatcagaTCGAATgtccctcctctagtgtttttccctttgtggccttactctatgttcgacatatatgttgacatactacttagttcaaaaagttcccggaattttactaccatttttcgtattaatatataacaagggatgttatacatttgttttgttggtaacattcatgatgtcatttccttaaagtttgttgataatggcgattgctggttttgagttgtaggcaattgtttatcatagtgttttgtttgttcgtcgcattttgtaattaacgTCCACAGAACAACGTAcaaacacaaaactcctgcagagacattaagattacacaatgttcttcacaagcatctcaacatgcattacgtgtctcagaagttggttccgaaaatgttgtcggcagaacagaaagaaacaagaatgactcttgctcaagaggagtagaatagtatttctactcctcttgctcttgctggggacatgatcagtatggctgatgaagatggtgatttcttaaacaaaattattgctggagatgaaacttggtgctacttgtacgacccagtccctaaacgacagtcatctgagtggaaatcgaaaacatctcctcggaagcaaacatttcctagggacacttccaaaggaagttttcttcgactttcagggtctcatccaccatgagttcattccagaaggtagtactgtaacgaaagaattgtacgtagaaatcctccgtcgcctccgggacgcagtgatctctcaccacctgattactttctgtttccccgtctgaaaagtcatctgaaaggacggagattcaatgctgaagaggttatcgcaaacgcgacgagagcactaagacgggtttcacaaaatggcttccaggcctgcttccaagaactctacacgcgttggcaaaagtgtgttgttgcggaaggcaactattttgaagggaatgctgtagaatagtgtttaaggtacgttgtttctatgatactagcaaattccgggaactttttgaacctagtatgtataattaTATGCCATTATaccaggagcgcactcaattgagtgacttggtggccgggattccacagtgtatgtactgttgggcgaagaatctacataaagattaattttttggtcatacagaatttatctgttatggtaacaatgatccggtactgtggattgaactttggcatagctcagtggttaaagcacttggtatgtagaacaaGGATTGGGGCTTGATACCTGGCACCAGAGCGAatatttctcctctaataaccattgttaccataacagataaattctgtaggaccaaaaattaatctttacgtagatgcactatatatgttttcaaatatatttcacaagTCTGGATTGCAGATAAAAAGGACACAATTGAATCAAAGCAAGtgtgtattacaataatattataacttttttttttcttcatgaaTCTTAAATATATTGGGAGTGACAGTAACATTCAATTTTACTCACGTGCAGTCGCACCTAAATAGATTTATTTGTCTGTGTTTCAGGCGTGTGGCTGTCTGATATTCTTATTTTTACATTTCGTTATTCCATATTCTTGTATCCAAACTCAAAGTAACTGTAGATTAAGGATTCTGAATGGAAAGTTCTAGTAACCTTCCTTGTGTGACTGACATGTGGGTCATGAatgatttgtaaaaaaataaaaaagaggagTGTACATACTTAACGAGGTCGGGGATCACAGATCACACACCATAGGAACAATTGCCTTAGCCAGCAATAaccaattaatttaaaatgataggCTTACATCAGTTCCATAATATTGAAACAATTTAGATTAGATGAGTATAGTTCTCTGAATATTGCCAATGCTTGTTAGTTATTCAGTATGAATGTTACGGTAAACAAACTTGTTTTGGAGTCAGTATTGACACAACCATCAAAAGTTAGAGGACTTACGATTTTCATGTGATAAGCTGATGATTAATGAGAATTACTCAATGACCAATATGTGTGTGTAGCCCTTGATGCTGTAATCAAGGGAGtgaagaaagtaaaaaattaatcacTCAtgaaaaatttttcagaaaaatgtagaaattttatttttcccaCATCTAAACAAGACCACCATTAACTAAATTCACAAAGCTGGATATGTGTCTTAGGAATataaatgttgttattattattattattattattattattattattattattattattatcatcatcatcatcatcacttattATTatcactcattattattattattatcatcatcatcacttaattattattattattattattattattattattattattattattaattaggaatatatttatttcaggtCCTTAAAGCCTGTTTCCCATGAGGGTGCGAGAACCCAAGAAAGTGACTACATTGTCACACTGGAAGATATGAAGCAGCAGAGTCCTACAGAAGCAGAGTCGAAGTTTTTCAAATGCAACATTTGCGAGAGGCGTTTTGGAAGTAAGCAAGTCCTTCACAATCACATAAAAACTCACACGAACGAAAAACCTTTTAAGTGTGACACGTGTGAGAAGAGTTTTGCTCTATTACCGTATCTTAGGGCACACGTATTGACACACACAGACCAGAAATCCTTCAGTTGCAACGTTTGTGACAAAAGTTTTGCACTGCGCATTCATCTTCGAAGACACGAAGCAAGACACAAAGCTGAGAGGCCTTTCAAGTGTGACATTTGTCATAAAGATTTTGCACAAATAAAGTGTCTGCGGCAACACAAAGTCACTCACACGCAGGacaagccattcaaatgcgagttCTGTGACAAGAGTTTTGCACTGCAAACCCGTCTGTATGATCACTCCATTCTTCACAGGGATGAGAAGCAGTATAAATGCAACTTTTGTGGGAAGAGATTTGCAAAACGTGCTTATATAAAATCGCATTTATTAACACACACAGACGAAAAACCATTTAAGTGTCCTCTCTGTGAAAAGTGTTATGCTAGTAAGCATCAACTTGCAGGACATACTTTATCTCACGCACCGGAGAAACCCAACAAGTGCAACTTGTGTGGTAAGAGTTTTGTTCGTAAACGTGCTCTTCGAACACACATAATAACTCACACGAATGAGAAACACTACAAATGCAATTATTGTGATAAAAACTTCGCTTTGATGGATTATCTTCgaagacacttaagaaatgtacATAGTAAAGATATATCTTGAACTGTAACACGAGTTTTAAATGACGAG
This sequence is a window from Periplaneta americana isolate PAMFEO1 chromosome 2, P.americana_PAMFEO1_priV1, whole genome shotgun sequence. Protein-coding genes within it:
- the LOC138715257 gene encoding zinc finger protein OZF-like isoform X4, which translates into the protein MDELEMDPLIPKIEDVNEKEEKPLSTAGNFLEVNVNEIKIEPPEPNTDAESNIKCEKNEDCSSFPVVKYEDEEESWNTDAVKEEPVSDETEDDDDLIETSLKPVSHEGARTQESDYIVTLEDMKQQSPTEAESKFFKCNICERRFGSKQVLHNHIKTHTNEKPFKCDTCEKSFALLPYLRAHVLTHTDQKSFSCNVCDKSFALRIHLRRHEARHKAERPFKCDICHKDFAQIKCLRQHKVTHTQDKPFKCEFCDKSFALQTRLYDHSILHRDEKQYKCNFCGKRFAKRAYIKSHLLTHTDEKPFKCPLCEKCYASKHQLAGHTLSHAPEKPNKCNLCGKSFVRKRALRTHIITHTNEKHYKCNYCDKNFALMDYLRRHLRNVHSKDIS
- the LOC138715257 gene encoding zinc finger protein OZF-like isoform X3, with the translated sequence MSLTSRRLSMDELEMDPLIPKIEDVNEKEEKPLSTAGNFLEVNVNEIKIEPPEPNTDAESNIKCEKNEDCSSFPVVKYEDEEESWNTDAVKEEPVSDETEDDDDLIETSLKPVSHEGARTQESDYIVTLEDMKQQSPTEAESKFFKCNICERRFGSKQVLHNHIKTHTNEKPFKCDTCEKSFALLPYLRAHVLTHTDQKSFSCNVCDKSFALRIHLRRHEARHKAERPFKCDICHKDFAQIKCLRQHKVTHTQDKPFKCEFCDKSFALQTRLYDHSILHRDEKQYKCNFCGKRFAKRAYIKSHLLTHTDEKPFKCPLCEKCYASKHQLAGHTLSHAPEKPNKCNLCGKSFVRKRALRTHIITHTNEKHYKCNYCDKNFALMDYLRRHLRNVHSKDIS